One genomic segment of Scylla paramamosain isolate STU-SP2022 chromosome 11, ASM3559412v1, whole genome shotgun sequence includes these proteins:
- the LOC135105278 gene encoding basic proline-rich protein-like, translated as MSASGGPRGTQHEQLWAAEQCGASGVATAWHTCTALGPASPAGSGGPDTCEAPGWPSRAARPQGQMGAWGGRGCGVRAVVSTKSPECVGRHPSPAATTQLSVRPPRLGCLAGRLTPVRAAGGRRAPEPGQSRNCGSEGATSAPDGPGTVPAPPPSPWPSPGAPHDLHAARPPVNPHPPLPSPPNKPAPSTGPHAPPPSPPPPLAPTLLPQITPHHYTTTTTTTNKNNTHPGSPTTPP; from the coding sequence ATGTCGGCAAGCGGTGGGCCGCGTGGCACTCAGCATGAACAACTGTGGGCCGCCGAGCAGTGCGGGGCCAGCGGCGTGGCCACGGCCTGGCACACCTGCACGGCGCTGGGACCTGCCAGTCCGGCGGGCAGCGGCGGCCCTGACACTTGCGAGGCTCCCGGCTGGCCGTCACGCGCCGCGCGGCCGCAAGGGCAGATGGGGGCGTGGGGCGGGCGTGGGTGCGGCGTGAGGGCTGTGGTCAGCACTAAGTCCCCGGAGTGTGTGGGGCGTCATCCCTCGCCTGCAGCAACTACTCAGCTCTCCGTCAGGCCGCCACGCCTCGGCTGCCTCGCTGGCCGCCTCACGCCCGTCCGTGCCGCAGGGGGACGCCGCGCCCCAGAGCCAGGGCAGAGCCGGAACTGTGGCAGCGAGGGGGCCACCTCGGCCCCTGACGGCCCGGGCACCGTGCCAGCGCCCCCTCCGTCTCCCTGGCCCTCACCTGGCGCCCCCCACGACCTGCACGCTGCCCGGCCCCCTGTTAACCCCCACCCCCCGCTGCCCTCGCCCCCAAACAAACCCGCGCCTTCCACCGGCCCCCACgcacctccaccttcaccaccgccgccactagCACCAACGCTTCTCCCCCAAATCACGCCACACCAttataccaccactaccaccaccaccaacaaaaacaacacacaccctGGAAGCCCCACAACACCCCCTTAA